Proteins encoded by one window of Acuticoccus sp. MNP-M23:
- a CDS encoding sugar ABC transporter substrate-binding protein, whose product MRALPLVAALALSTALSSAPAFAGPDVVEGPGYMPECFAPWSADTKYFKWDAKEAPYRVAVVNGFVGNIWRIQMIKTAKAFAEQEEIAPLIDELKVISTGTDAAAQLGAIEDFINQGYDAIITIAVSPTGFDRVVRMADRSDVVLVPFDNILDTDKVMMVNEDQAGIGKLAADWLIEKVGTSGKILEVRGLPGNSVDRDRHEAFQEAMKAAGDYEIIEVVGNWAPGDSQKVTADAIAVHGQFDGVFSQGGTNGTVQAMIDAGHPFVPMAGEAENGFRKQIAEHRDNGLEALSYGQSPGLVAIAMKAALEALQGNALPQLISVPIPRVTFDEVEDGVNFWADLPDDFFTPNEFPPCNVTITAREIMAESEENSQ is encoded by the coding sequence ATGCGCGCACTGCCGCTTGTTGCAGCTCTTGCGTTGTCGACCGCGTTGTCGTCGGCCCCCGCCTTCGCCGGACCGGACGTTGTGGAAGGCCCCGGCTACATGCCCGAGTGCTTCGCCCCGTGGTCGGCCGACACCAAGTATTTCAAATGGGACGCCAAGGAAGCGCCTTACCGCGTTGCCGTCGTCAACGGGTTCGTCGGCAACATCTGGCGCATTCAGATGATCAAGACGGCAAAGGCATTCGCCGAGCAGGAAGAGATCGCCCCGCTCATTGACGAACTCAAGGTCATCTCCACCGGCACGGATGCCGCTGCACAGCTGGGCGCCATCGAAGACTTCATCAACCAGGGCTACGACGCGATCATCACCATCGCCGTCTCTCCCACCGGGTTCGACCGGGTGGTCCGCATGGCCGACCGGTCCGACGTTGTGCTGGTGCCGTTCGACAACATCCTCGACACCGACAAGGTGATGATGGTCAACGAAGACCAGGCCGGCATCGGCAAGCTCGCCGCCGACTGGCTGATCGAAAAGGTCGGCACCTCCGGCAAGATCCTCGAAGTGCGCGGCCTGCCCGGCAACTCGGTCGACCGTGACCGGCACGAAGCCTTCCAGGAAGCCATGAAGGCCGCCGGTGATTACGAAATCATCGAAGTGGTCGGAAACTGGGCACCGGGCGACAGCCAGAAGGTGACGGCAGACGCCATCGCCGTTCATGGCCAGTTCGACGGCGTGTTCTCCCAGGGCGGCACCAACGGCACCGTGCAGGCGATGATCGACGCGGGCCATCCGTTCGTGCCGATGGCGGGCGAAGCCGAAAACGGCTTCCGCAAGCAGATCGCCGAGCACCGCGACAACGGGCTCGAGGCTCTGTCCTACGGCCAGTCCCCCGGTCTTGTCGCCATCGCCATGAAGGCGGCGCTGGAAGCCCTCCAGGGCAACGCGCTGCCGCAGCTGATCTCCGTGCCAATCCCGCGGGTCACCTTCGATGAGGTCGAGGACGGCGTGAACTTCTGGGCCGACCTGCCGGACGACTTCTTCACGCCGAACGAGTTCCCGCCGTGCAACGTGACCATCACGGCACGCGAAATCATGGCCGAGTCCGAAGAAAACTCGCAGTAA
- a CDS encoding flavin reductase family protein has protein sequence MDLCRAARMTGSAVIDETRDRREPAAPPSAGDSRAYRDVLGRFATGVTVVTCAAPGGPIGMTVNSFTSLSLDPPLVMWSPAKSSHRHAHYSAAPRFAVHVLHAGQQAVADGFMRSAEAFHDVAWTAAPDGLPLMENCLARFVCQRVAEHDAGDHTIMIGRVTAAEGGEGEPLLYFRGRYTAVA, from the coding sequence ATGGACCTTTGTCGCGCTGCAAGAATGACGGGCTCTGCCGTGATCGACGAGACGCGTGACCGCCGGGAGCCGGCTGCGCCGCCATCTGCCGGCGACAGCCGCGCCTACCGCGATGTGCTGGGCCGGTTCGCGACCGGGGTGACGGTGGTCACCTGTGCTGCGCCCGGCGGGCCGATCGGTATGACGGTGAACTCCTTCACCTCGCTGTCGCTGGACCCGCCGCTGGTGATGTGGTCGCCGGCCAAATCCTCGCACCGCCACGCCCACTACTCGGCCGCGCCCCGCTTTGCGGTGCATGTTCTGCATGCAGGGCAGCAGGCGGTGGCCGATGGCTTCATGCGTTCGGCCGAGGCGTTTCACGATGTGGCGTGGACGGCGGCGCCCGATGGTTTGCCGCTGATGGAAAACTGCCTGGCGCGCTTTGTGTGCCAGCGCGTTGCCGAGCACGACGCGGGCGATCACACCATCATGATCGGCCGCGTGACGGCAGCGGAAGGCGGCGAAGGGGAGCCGCTCCTTTATTTCCGGGGCCGTTACACCGCGGTGGCCTGA
- a CDS encoding amidohydrolase family protein, producing the protein MASLKVFTGATLVTLDAAGSVIDGGELWVDGTRIVHAGAPGSFAAPEGVAVERIDVRDHVIMPGFANCHTHSYAALLKGSVDAMPLDLFMVNAILGAGARDERAVYLSAKISALEMMLTGTTACLDHFSHRPRHTADALDAVCQAYADAGVRAAVAPMFSDVPLRETLPLTAEDMPAELAASIPGTKADPDPFFEMMEAGLDRWKGHPLVSVMLGVDSPQRCTDALLDRGGRFCADHDIGNHTHLLEAKTQWAMADGRDSRGFVRFLADKGLAGPKSSFAHFVWFTDADLEAAAEAGVNAVHNPASNLLLGSGIQPLLRLVDRGVNVAFGSDGVNVGHMSMFEKTRLAALLPRVVEADPDKWLRAGTALRMATVNGAATLGRKGEAGTLEAGMLADFAVLDGRTVALSPRGDLPTQLLFNETGASVRDVYVNGVQVLENGKPTQFDAADTLGEAHEVAARLARDNRDAVARVEAFRPGLSAMAKRIVSADCGPCRIAQLT; encoded by the coding sequence ATGGCCAGCCTCAAGGTGTTCACCGGGGCAACCCTTGTCACTCTCGACGCCGCCGGAAGCGTCATCGACGGCGGGGAGCTGTGGGTGGACGGCACCCGCATCGTTCACGCAGGCGCTCCGGGCAGCTTTGCGGCGCCGGAGGGGGTCGCGGTCGAGCGGATCGACGTGCGCGATCACGTCATCATGCCGGGCTTTGCCAACTGCCACACCCACTCCTATGCCGCGTTGCTGAAAGGCAGCGTCGACGCCATGCCGCTCGATCTGTTCATGGTCAACGCCATTCTGGGCGCCGGTGCGCGGGACGAGCGCGCCGTCTACCTCTCCGCCAAGATCAGTGCGCTGGAGATGATGCTCACCGGCACCACAGCCTGCCTCGACCATTTCTCCCACCGCCCGCGCCACACCGCCGACGCGCTGGATGCGGTGTGCCAGGCCTACGCCGATGCCGGGGTGCGCGCCGCCGTTGCGCCGATGTTCTCCGACGTTCCGCTGCGCGAGACGCTCCCGCTCACTGCCGAAGACATGCCGGCCGAGCTGGCCGCCTCAATTCCGGGCACGAAGGCCGACCCGGACCCCTTCTTCGAGATGATGGAGGCCGGGCTTGACCGCTGGAAGGGCCATCCGCTGGTCTCGGTCATGCTGGGGGTGGACAGCCCGCAACGCTGCACCGATGCCCTGCTGGACAGAGGCGGCCGGTTCTGCGCCGACCATGACATCGGCAACCACACGCACCTCCTCGAAGCCAAGACGCAGTGGGCAATGGCTGACGGGCGCGACAGTCGCGGCTTTGTCCGCTTTCTGGCCGACAAGGGGCTGGCGGGGCCGAAATCCTCGTTCGCGCACTTCGTCTGGTTCACCGATGCGGACCTCGAGGCGGCGGCGGAGGCGGGCGTCAACGCGGTTCACAATCCGGCCAGCAACCTCCTTCTGGGGTCCGGCATCCAGCCGCTCCTGCGTCTGGTGGATCGGGGCGTGAACGTCGCGTTCGGGTCCGACGGCGTCAATGTCGGGCACATGTCCATGTTCGAGAAGACGCGCCTTGCCGCGCTGCTGCCGCGGGTGGTGGAGGCAGATCCGGACAAGTGGCTGCGTGCCGGCACCGCGCTGCGCATGGCCACCGTCAACGGTGCGGCGACCCTCGGCCGCAAGGGCGAGGCGGGCACGCTGGAGGCCGGTATGCTGGCCGATTTTGCGGTGCTGGACGGGCGCACCGTGGCGCTCAGCCCCCGCGGCGATCTGCCCACGCAGCTCCTGTTCAACGAGACCGGTGCCAGTGTGCGCGATGTCTACGTGAACGGTGTGCAGGTTCTCGAAAACGGAAAGCCGACGCAGTTCGACGCCGCCGATACCCTTGGCGAAGCGCACGAGGTGGCGGCCCGGCTGGCGCGTGACAACCGGGACGCCGTTGCGCGGGTGGAGGCTTTCCGTCCCGGTCTTTCGGCCATGGCAAAGCGGATCGTTTCGGCAGACTGCGGCCCCTGCCGGATCGCGCAGCTCACATAG
- a CDS encoding LLM class flavin-dependent oxidoreductase produces MTVVPITSPDLDAAEISWFSALCSDDYRHLGVPDGALRSSFDHCADIVQTAERQGFRNILCPSSYQVGQDTLSFVAGCAPITQDINFLAAIRCGEMQPIMLARTVATLDHMLKGRLTLNIISSDFPGESAESGYRYQRSREVVEILKQAWTEEEINHFGSIYRFEGVSTLPARPYQTNGGPLLYFGGYSPPALALCAEHCDVYLMWPEPKEELAGRMKAVHARADKLGRTLDYGLRVHVIVRDTEAEAKEYAQDLVSKLDDEIGRSIRERALDSGSLGVSHQARTREIADLEGFVEPHLWTGIGRARSGCGAAIVGSADQVLSELEAYRKMGIRAFIFSGYPHVDEAKHFGRLVMPHLKTCALPEVYGRVPASTPSTPLGTGERH; encoded by the coding sequence ATGACCGTCGTGCCGATCACGTCTCCCGACCTCGATGCGGCGGAAATCAGCTGGTTCTCCGCGCTGTGTTCGGACGATTACCGCCATCTGGGCGTGCCGGACGGCGCGCTGCGCTCCTCGTTCGACCACTGCGCCGACATTGTGCAGACCGCCGAGCGCCAGGGCTTCCGCAACATCCTGTGCCCGTCGTCCTACCAGGTGGGGCAGGACACCTTGTCCTTCGTGGCAGGCTGCGCACCGATCACGCAGGACATCAATTTTCTGGCGGCCATCCGCTGCGGCGAGATGCAGCCGATCATGCTGGCGCGCACCGTCGCGACGCTCGATCACATGCTCAAGGGCCGGCTGACGCTCAACATCATCTCGTCCGATTTTCCGGGCGAGAGCGCAGAGAGTGGCTACCGATACCAGCGGTCGCGCGAGGTTGTGGAAATCCTCAAGCAGGCGTGGACCGAGGAGGAGATCAATCATTTCGGCTCGATCTACCGGTTCGAGGGTGTCTCCACGCTGCCGGCACGGCCGTACCAGACCAATGGCGGGCCGCTCCTTTATTTCGGCGGTTATTCGCCCCCCGCGCTGGCGCTGTGTGCCGAGCATTGCGACGTCTACCTCATGTGGCCGGAGCCGAAAGAGGAGCTGGCGGGGCGGATGAAGGCGGTTCACGCACGGGCCGACAAGCTCGGCCGGACGCTGGACTATGGGCTGCGCGTCCACGTCATCGTGCGCGACACCGAGGCCGAGGCGAAAGAGTATGCGCAGGATCTGGTGTCGAAGCTCGACGACGAGATCGGCCGTTCCATCCGCGAGCGTGCGCTGGATTCAGGCTCGCTCGGCGTCTCCCACCAGGCAAGGACGCGCGAGATCGCGGACCTTGAGGGCTTTGTGGAACCGCATCTGTGGACCGGGATCGGCCGGGCGCGCTCCGGCTGCGGCGCGGCCATTGTGGGGTCGGCCGACCAGGTCCTGTCCGAGCTGGAAGCCTACCGGAAGATGGGCATTCGCGCGTTCATCTTCTCAGGCTACCCCCACGTCGACGAAGCGAAACATTTTGGAAGGCTGGTGATGCCGCATCTGAAGACTTGTGCGCTGCCCGAGGTGTATGGCCGTGTGCCGGCCTCGACCCCGTCTACGCCGCTGGGTACCGGGGAGCGCCACTGA
- a CDS encoding ABC transporter permease, with the protein MKSLRIFLSQNLGVLLAIAMFAVLYAFYVSQYPNWGMNVVLQNGNETLALILVGMAQTMAVIVGGLDLSVGPLMTLTNCFGSIVMAGTGGSIVAGIVACMALGTFCGFMNGCIIVYGRIQPIIATLATGAIFLGLALLLRPSPGGSIDGDFAWAFTNDINELGLTYGWWEDLGFFGQIPLQPIYLILIVVCVWIPYKRSVTGRGAYAIGSNPHAAYMSGVRMDRSKIAAFTLAGFFAGCAGIYLTMQMGSGNADAPQAAEYTLRSIATVVIGGTSLYGGTGGVIGTIFGALVLRSISFIFRVVPESAPLGFVASPLLQPFFEGLILLVAVSLGAARVFRVKNRLSLFS; encoded by the coding sequence GTGAAATCGCTCCGTATCTTCCTCAGCCAGAACCTTGGCGTCCTTCTCGCCATCGCCATGTTTGCCGTGCTCTACGCGTTCTACGTCTCGCAATACCCCAACTGGGGCATGAACGTCGTCCTGCAGAACGGCAACGAGACGCTGGCGCTGATCCTTGTCGGCATGGCGCAGACCATGGCGGTCATCGTCGGCGGCCTCGACCTCTCCGTCGGCCCGCTGATGACGCTGACCAACTGCTTCGGCTCCATCGTGATGGCCGGCACCGGCGGCTCCATCGTGGCCGGCATCGTCGCCTGCATGGCGCTTGGCACCTTCTGCGGCTTCATGAACGGCTGCATCATCGTCTATGGCCGGATCCAGCCGATAATCGCGACGCTGGCCACCGGCGCCATCTTCCTCGGCCTGGCGCTCCTCCTGCGCCCCTCCCCCGGCGGCTCCATCGACGGCGACTTCGCCTGGGCGTTCACCAACGACATCAACGAGCTCGGCCTCACCTACGGCTGGTGGGAGGACCTCGGCTTCTTCGGCCAGATCCCGCTGCAGCCGATCTACCTGATCCTGATCGTGGTCTGCGTGTGGATCCCCTACAAGCGTTCCGTCACCGGGCGCGGCGCCTATGCCATCGGCTCCAACCCCCACGCCGCCTACATGTCCGGCGTCCGGATGGACCGCTCCAAGATTGCCGCCTTCACGCTCGCCGGCTTCTTTGCCGGGTGCGCGGGCATCTACCTCACCATGCAGATGGGCTCGGGCAACGCCGACGCGCCGCAGGCCGCCGAATACACGCTGCGCTCCATCGCCACCGTCGTCATCGGCGGCACGTCGCTCTATGGCGGCACGGGCGGGGTGATCGGCACGATCTTCGGCGCTCTGGTGCTGCGGTCGATCTCGTTCATCTTCCGCGTGGTGCCGGAAAGCGCGCCCCTCGGCTTCGTCGCAAGCCCGCTCCTGCAACCGTTCTTTGAGGGGCTGATCCTCCTCGTCGCCGTCAGCCTTGGCGCCGCCCGCGTGTTCCGGGTGAAGAACCGCCTGTCCCTCTTCTCATGA
- a CDS encoding aldo/keto reductase, whose product MERVTLAKDLEFSRLVYGMWRLADKADRSERTVRAKIDACLAQGITTFDQADVYGNYESEAVFGAVLKADPSLRDRIEIATKCGIKLVTDKAPERQVKHYDTSAAHITASAEQSLAKMGIERLDLLMVHRPDPLMDHEATGAALDALVAAGKVRAVGVSNFKPHDITLLQSAMQAPIVANQIELSVLHTAPFTDGDLAFLQEHDLAAMAWSPLAGGKLFAPANAALATRLAALGRATGGDISAAALAWLLAHPARILPVVGTNNLERIAMIGKALDVTIDREVWFEIYQLSRGQEVA is encoded by the coding sequence ATGGAACGCGTCACCCTTGCAAAGGACCTCGAATTTTCGCGGCTGGTCTATGGCATGTGGCGGCTGGCAGACAAGGCGGACCGTTCCGAGCGAACCGTGCGCGCCAAGATCGACGCCTGTCTGGCGCAAGGCATCACCACGTTCGACCAGGCCGACGTCTACGGCAACTATGAGAGCGAGGCCGTGTTCGGCGCGGTGCTGAAGGCCGACCCCTCGCTGCGGGACCGCATAGAGATCGCCACCAAGTGCGGCATCAAGCTTGTGACCGACAAGGCGCCCGAACGGCAGGTGAAACACTACGATACCAGCGCGGCCCACATCACGGCATCGGCGGAACAGTCGCTCGCCAAGATGGGGATCGAACGGCTCGACCTTTTGATGGTGCACCGGCCCGACCCGCTGATGGACCACGAGGCGACCGGCGCTGCCCTCGACGCGCTGGTGGCGGCCGGAAAGGTGCGCGCGGTTGGCGTTTCAAACTTCAAGCCGCACGACATCACGCTCCTGCAATCGGCAATGCAGGCACCCATCGTGGCCAACCAGATCGAGCTTTCGGTGCTTCACACGGCACCATTCACCGACGGCGATCTGGCATTCTTGCAAGAGCATGACCTTGCGGCGATGGCATGGTCGCCGCTTGCCGGCGGCAAGCTGTTTGCGCCCGCAAACGCAGCGCTGGCGACCCGGCTCGCCGCCCTCGGCAGGGCGACCGGCGGAGACATTTCGGCCGCTGCCCTTGCCTGGCTTCTTGCCCATCCGGCACGGATTCTGCCAGTGGTGGGCACCAACAATCTGGAGCGGATCGCAATGATCGGCAAAGCCCTCGACGTGACCATCGACCGGGAAGTCTGGTTCGAGATCTACCAGCTCTCCCGCGGGCAAGAGGTCGCCTGA
- a CDS encoding GntR family transcriptional regulator, protein MVPHEPTALPLYRQIGELLVREIDAGRLLEGERLDPERDMAAQLGTSVGTLRKALAFLEREGLLERRQGSGNYVRHRSGRDGVYAFFRIERLSGGGAPGAEILSVERCAKPAGAPQFGSAAHAHRIRRLRRLDGIPAVAEEIWLDGSYAETLTPDDLGESLYLAYKERLDLWIMRAEDRVSVAPAPAWVPPAFGVRPDAMCGHVERISWSQTGARAEWSQSWFDPAVARYVQRIK, encoded by the coding sequence ATGGTCCCCCATGAGCCAACCGCCCTCCCGCTTTATCGTCAGATCGGCGAATTGCTGGTGCGCGAGATCGATGCCGGCCGCCTGCTGGAGGGCGAACGGCTCGACCCGGAGCGGGACATGGCCGCGCAGCTCGGCACCTCGGTCGGCACGTTGCGCAAGGCGCTGGCGTTCCTGGAGCGCGAGGGGCTGCTGGAGCGCCGCCAGGGCTCGGGCAACTATGTCCGCCACCGCAGCGGCCGGGACGGCGTCTATGCGTTCTTCCGCATCGAGCGTCTTTCCGGCGGCGGCGCACCCGGCGCGGAAATCCTGTCGGTCGAGCGGTGCGCCAAGCCTGCCGGCGCACCGCAATTTGGCAGCGCCGCCCACGCCCACCGCATCCGCCGTCTGCGCCGGCTGGACGGGATCCCCGCTGTGGCCGAGGAAATCTGGCTGGACGGAAGCTACGCCGAAACGCTCACGCCGGACGATCTGGGCGAAAGCCTCTACCTTGCCTACAAGGAGCGCCTCGACCTCTGGATCATGCGGGCGGAGGACCGTGTGTCCGTTGCGCCCGCCCCGGCCTGGGTGCCGCCCGCATTCGGCGTCCGCCCCGATGCAATGTGCGGCCATGTGGAGCGGATCAGCTGGTCGCAGACCGGCGCGCGCGCCGAGTGGTCCCAATCCTGGTTCGACCCTGCGGTCGCCCGCTATGTGCAAAGAATAAAGTGA
- a CDS encoding Gfo/Idh/MocA family oxidoreductase — MKTIRYGLAGTGMMGHEHIRNIALLDDAVVSAVFDPDDTMREAALSMVPDAKAHPTFAALAADPDIDCLLVASPNYLHLEQLEVALEHRCLPVLVEKPLFTRPADAERVARLAARSPAIWVAMEYRYMPPIAAFIQNAHLATGGVQMLTIREHRYPFLPKVNDWNRFNRYTGGTLVEKCCHFFDLMRLIVGDDPVRVMASAGQAVNHRDERYAGKAPDIWDHGYVIVDFAGGTRAMLELCMFADGSRFQEEISAVGADGKIEVHVPGPTRFWPEHLGAPPVAEVIVSPREPKGPREVLVPVDQTLLEAGDHNGATFYQHRRFADAVRTGSRPEVTLRDGAMAVAIGLAAQHSAENGEAVPLDPNAFRPKMSAS, encoded by the coding sequence GTGAAAACCATCCGATACGGTCTCGCCGGAACCGGCATGATGGGCCACGAGCACATCCGCAACATCGCCCTGCTCGACGATGCCGTCGTCTCAGCCGTCTTCGATCCGGACGACACCATGCGCGAGGCCGCTCTTTCGATGGTGCCGGATGCGAAGGCCCACCCCACCTTCGCAGCGCTTGCGGCCGACCCGGACATCGACTGTCTTCTGGTGGCGTCCCCCAATTATTTGCATCTGGAGCAGCTGGAGGTGGCGCTGGAGCACCGCTGCCTGCCGGTGCTGGTCGAAAAGCCGCTGTTCACCCGGCCCGCGGATGCCGAGCGCGTGGCGCGCCTTGCCGCCCGCAGCCCCGCCATCTGGGTGGCCATGGAATATCGCTACATGCCGCCGATTGCCGCGTTCATCCAGAATGCGCACCTTGCAACCGGCGGCGTGCAGATGCTGACCATCCGGGAACACCGCTACCCGTTTCTTCCCAAGGTAAACGACTGGAACCGCTTCAACCGCTACACCGGCGGGACGCTCGTCGAAAAATGCTGCCACTTCTTCGACCTGATGCGCCTCATCGTGGGCGATGATCCCGTGCGCGTCATGGCAAGCGCCGGTCAGGCGGTGAACCACCGCGATGAGCGCTACGCCGGCAAGGCGCCGGACATCTGGGATCACGGCTACGTGATTGTCGACTTTGCGGGCGGCACGCGGGCCATGCTGGAACTGTGCATGTTCGCCGACGGATCGCGCTTTCAGGAAGAGATTTCCGCCGTCGGCGCTGATGGCAAGATCGAGGTGCATGTGCCGGGACCGACCCGCTTCTGGCCGGAGCATCTGGGCGCGCCGCCCGTGGCGGAGGTAATTGTCAGCCCGCGCGAGCCGAAGGGGCCGCGCGAGGTGCTGGTGCCGGTCGATCAGACGCTGCTGGAGGCGGGCGACCACAACGGCGCCACCTTCTACCAGCATCGCCGCTTTGCCGATGCCGTGCGCACCGGAAGCCGCCCCGAAGTCACCCTGCGCGATGGCGCGATGGCGGTGGCCATCGGCCTTGCCGCCCAGCATTCGGCCGAGAACGGCGAGGCGGTGCCTCTCGACCCCAACGCGTTCCGCCCGAAAATGTCCGCGTCATGA
- a CDS encoding sugar ABC transporter ATP-binding protein, translating into MPEGATAANAAYLEMRGISKNYGGVQALSDVDFSAKRGSIHAVLGENGAGKSTLIKIVSGVVAPTTGTMALDGKPVEFKTPLEANASGVVCIFQELSLMPDLSVADNISITDPPRTKLGLIDGRAQFRRAEALLARVGCEDIDPRERVKNLPLSRRQMVEIAKALGRNPQLLILDEATSALTGSDVEKVYGILHALRDEGLSLLYISHRMHEIEELADTCSVFRNGQHIETFASGAHSHEDIVQLMIGRDWSNVFPKKPVWTAPPEPALEVENLTWAPMLNDLSLSVGKGEIVGVGGLDGQGQRELLLALFGVLRGVGGTMKINGKAVKLDSPAAAKQPEHAMALIPEDRKTEGLMLPMSVAENITIAAMPWLTKGLVIDRSAEAEKIKEMVARMQIKAGDLDQEVANLSGGNQQKVVIAKWLLTGARIILLNDPTRGIDVGTKQEIYALLRGLAEDGASILFYTTDYDELIGCCDRVLILYDGTIVRELSGESLTETNIISSSLNLTDERAKAGAAL; encoded by the coding sequence ATGCCCGAGGGTGCGACGGCGGCAAATGCCGCCTATCTGGAAATGCGCGGCATCTCCAAGAATTATGGCGGCGTGCAGGCGCTGAGCGATGTGGACTTTTCCGCAAAGCGCGGCTCGATCCATGCCGTGCTCGGCGAAAACGGCGCCGGCAAGTCGACGCTGATCAAGATCGTCTCCGGTGTCGTTGCCCCTACCACGGGCACCATGGCGCTGGACGGCAAGCCGGTCGAATTCAAGACGCCGCTGGAAGCCAACGCCTCGGGCGTGGTCTGCATCTTCCAGGAACTGTCGCTGATGCCGGACCTTTCGGTGGCCGACAACATCTCCATCACCGACCCGCCCCGCACTAAGCTCGGCCTGATCGACGGGCGCGCCCAGTTCCGCCGCGCCGAGGCGCTGCTTGCCCGTGTCGGCTGCGAGGACATCGACCCGCGCGAGCGGGTGAAGAACCTGCCTTTGTCGCGCCGCCAGATGGTGGAGATCGCCAAGGCGCTCGGCCGCAATCCGCAGCTCCTCATTCTGGATGAGGCGACCTCCGCCCTCACCGGCAGCGACGTCGAGAAGGTCTACGGCATCCTTCACGCCCTGCGCGATGAAGGCCTCAGCCTCCTCTACATCTCCCACCGGATGCACGAGATCGAGGAGCTGGCCGACACCTGCTCGGTCTTCCGCAACGGCCAGCACATCGAGACGTTCGCCTCGGGCGCCCACAGCCACGAAGACATCGTGCAGCTGATGATCGGCCGCGACTGGTCCAACGTCTTCCCGAAAAAGCCCGTCTGGACCGCACCGCCGGAACCCGCGCTGGAGGTGGAAAACCTCACCTGGGCGCCGATGCTCAACGATTTGTCCCTCTCGGTTGGCAAGGGCGAGATCGTCGGCGTCGGCGGGCTGGACGGCCAGGGCCAGCGCGAGCTTCTGCTCGCCCTCTTCGGCGTCCTGCGCGGCGTTGGCGGCACGATGAAGATCAACGGCAAGGCCGTGAAGCTCGACAGCCCGGCCGCCGCCAAGCAGCCCGAGCACGCCATGGCGCTGATCCCGGAAGACCGCAAGACCGAAGGGCTGATGCTGCCCATGAGCGTTGCGGAAAACATCACCATCGCGGCAATGCCCTGGCTCACCAAGGGCCTCGTCATCGACAGGTCGGCCGAGGCGGAGAAGATCAAGGAGATGGTCGCCCGGATGCAGATCAAGGCCGGCGACCTCGACCAGGAAGTCGCCAACCTGTCCGGCGGCAACCAGCAGAAGGTGGTGATCGCCAAGTGGCTCCTCACCGGCGCCCGCATCATCCTCCTCAACGATCCGACACGCGGCATCGACGTCGGCACCAAGCAGGAAATCTACGCCCTCCTGCGCGGCCTTGCCGAGGACGGCGCGTCGATCCTCTTCTACACCACCGACTATGACGAGCTGATCGGCTGCTGCGACCGCGTGCTCATCCTTTATGACGGGACCATCGTGCGCGAACTCTCCGGCGAGAGCCTCACCGAGACCAACATTATTTCCAGTTCGCTGAACCTCACGGATGAGCGTGCCAAGGCGGGGGCCGCACTGTGA
- a CDS encoding ABC transporter permease has product MSLRIDKPILIGLVFIVIILAAGTAYTIATQGTATFISPNYLMQQLHFGAFLGMTAAGMMMVILLGHIDLSVPWTLTTSAMVASAIGGMEGNLVGLGVGLTVGLVNGIGVAVLRVPSMIFTLGVNTVLLGCMVMLTGGHAPQSAATDLMLFLGRDRTFEIPHSVVVWALMSAALVYMLNRTPLGRYMYAIGNQEAAAYLSGVRTRLVIIASFMMCSLCAAIAGLSLAGYSARAFQAMGDQYLLPSIAAVVLGGTNILGGSGRFSGTVVGVILIVLLQSMLSIMQMEEAYRQIIYGAVIILMLLIYSRGRKAAT; this is encoded by the coding sequence ATGAGCCTTCGTATCGACAAACCCATCCTGATCGGCCTCGTTTTCATCGTCATCATCCTGGCGGCGGGAACGGCCTACACCATCGCGACACAGGGCACGGCGACCTTCATCTCGCCGAACTACCTGATGCAGCAGCTCCACTTCGGCGCCTTCCTCGGGATGACCGCGGCCGGCATGATGATGGTCATCCTCCTTGGCCACATCGACCTTTCGGTCCCGTGGACGCTGACCACCAGCGCCATGGTCGCCTCCGCCATCGGCGGGATGGAGGGCAACCTCGTCGGCCTTGGCGTCGGCCTCACCGTCGGCCTCGTCAACGGCATCGGTGTTGCGGTGCTGCGTGTCCCGTCGATGATCTTTACGCTCGGCGTCAACACGGTCCTGCTGGGCTGCATGGTGATGCTGACCGGCGGCCACGCCCCCCAATCCGCCGCGACCGACCTGATGCTGTTCCTCGGCCGCGACCGCACGTTCGAGATCCCGCATTCGGTGGTGGTGTGGGCGCTGATGTCGGCCGCGCTGGTCTACATGCTCAACCGCACGCCGCTGGGCCGCTACATGTACGCCATCGGCAACCAGGAGGCTGCGGCCTACCTGTCGGGCGTGCGCACGCGGCTCGTCATCATCGCATCGTTCATGATGTGCTCGCTTTGCGCGGCCATAGCCGGGCTGTCGCTCGCCGGCTACTCGGCCCGCGCCTTCCAGGCGATGGGCGACCAGTATCTCCTGCCGTCCATTGCGGCCGTGGTGCTCGGCGGCACCAACATCCTTGGCGGCAGCGGGCGCTTTTCCGGCACTGTCGTGGGTGTTATCCTGATCGTGCTTCTGCAGTCGATGCTGTCGATCATGCAGATGGAAGAAGCCTACCGGCAGATCATCTACGGCGCGGTCATCATCCTGATGCTGCTGATCTACAGCCGCGGCCGCAAGGCTGCCACGTAA